One Flagellimonas sp. CMM7 genomic region harbors:
- a CDS encoding DUF262 domain-containing protein, which translates to MKLEAEIKNIKKILVDDENFFQIPDYQRPYSWDKENISDLIDDIITAFLRNDGEHYFCGSLVLVNNQTDQRYDIIDGQQRITTFTIIACVFRELYGNVIGKKPHKYIANSIQDEYEESKRKLKFLTNEKYQIDFEETVLKKIDFIDTKNIEKSFPDNRYLQNAHFVKEFLEERIESNKVNIEDFIIWFYENIVLTTIICPSQDSAIQIFNVLNDRGMPLSSIDILKSTLMSKLPSKEDRKAFKVKWESINSNLSFSNLEIDSMLNTYLYYKITSNPKNRLDKELIEVFAKEGKSSLQIIKEVSDFSDSFIEMSNQEDKYVYCLRYLRHKIYWNSILTTALFEKYSEIQKLRELMVAYYYQNWIAGATVARIKQTSFNVLKLVKNNAGIEQIENEFKSNLDKYSTTKTFKESIESNTVYGRKWDRAVLLLIEYFSTDEDKNSFIPLGPKLHLEHILPKTLTPSWKETFTSDEIQRWTDSIGNLTLLSLRKNVQAKNNNFEEKKNAYRDKDNVSTSYVITQQVLEESQWNVASLQRRKERLLNKVYNKTFIFS; encoded by the coding sequence ATGAAATTAGAAGCAGAAATAAAAAACATAAAGAAGATTTTAGTAGATGATGAAAACTTCTTTCAAATACCAGATTATCAAAGACCTTATTCGTGGGACAAGGAGAACATTTCAGACTTAATAGACGATATAATAACAGCCTTTTTACGAAATGATGGTGAGCATTATTTTTGTGGTTCCCTCGTTTTGGTAAATAATCAAACAGACCAGCGTTATGACATTATTGATGGACAGCAGCGTATAACAACCTTTACTATTATTGCTTGTGTTTTTCGAGAACTATACGGGAACGTTATAGGAAAAAAGCCGCATAAGTATATTGCCAATTCAATTCAAGATGAATACGAGGAAAGTAAAAGAAAATTAAAATTTCTCACGAACGAAAAGTATCAAATTGATTTTGAAGAAACTGTTCTGAAAAAGATAGATTTCATTGATACAAAAAACATTGAGAAATCTTTTCCCGACAATAGATATTTGCAAAATGCACACTTCGTAAAAGAATTTTTAGAAGAACGAATTGAGTCAAATAAAGTCAATATTGAAGATTTTATAATCTGGTTTTATGAAAACATTGTATTGACCACAATAATTTGCCCTTCACAAGATAGTGCTATTCAAATATTTAATGTGCTCAATGACAGGGGAATGCCTTTAAGTTCCATAGATATTTTAAAATCTACATTGATGTCTAAATTACCCTCCAAAGAAGATAGAAAGGCATTCAAGGTCAAATGGGAATCAATAAATTCCAATCTAAGCTTTTCTAATTTGGAGATTGACAGTATGTTAAATACCTATTTATATTATAAAATAACCTCCAATCCTAAAAATCGGTTGGATAAAGAGCTGATTGAAGTCTTTGCTAAAGAGGGTAAATCCTCACTTCAGATTATTAAGGAAGTAAGTGATTTTTCGGATTCTTTTATTGAAATGTCCAATCAAGAGGATAAATACGTTTATTGCCTAAGATATTTAAGACATAAAATTTATTGGAATAGTATTTTAACTACGGCACTCTTTGAAAAGTATTCTGAAATACAGAAACTACGAGAATTAATGGTAGCCTACTACTATCAAAATTGGATTGCTGGCGCTACGGTAGCTAGAATAAAGCAGACCTCTTTTAATGTTTTGAAATTGGTGAAAAACAATGCAGGTATTGAACAAATTGAAAATGAGTTTAAATCTAACCTTGATAAGTATTCCACTACAAAAACATTTAAAGAGTCAATTGAGAGTAATACGGTTTATGGAAGAAAATGGGATAGAGCAGTATTGCTTTTAATTGAATATTTTTCCACGGATGAAGATAAAAACTCATTTATTCCTTTAGGGCCAAAATTACATTTGGAACATATTCTGCCAAAAACATTGACACCTTCTTGGAAAGAAACTTTTACTTCCGATGAAATACAACGGTGGACAGATTCCATAGGAAATTTGACACTGCTTTCTCTTCGTAAAAATGTCCAGGCCAAAAACAATAATTTTGAAGAAAAGAAAAATGCTTATCGGGATAAGGACAATGTTAGTACTTCATACGTCATAACCCAACAAGTTCTAGAAGAAAGTCAATGGAATGTAGCATCTCTACAAAGAAGAAAAGAAAGACTGTTGAATAAAGTGTACAATAAGACCTTTATCTTTAGCTAG